Sequence from the Chitinophagaceae bacterium genome:
ATCTGCTTTATATTCAAAACAATCAAACCCCAAGAAAAAATAATTATTTTATTTTTTCACATTTTAACATAGTAATTAAATATAATTGCTTATAATTGTATTAGAAACCGGGATTAATTTTTTACTTTAAAAAATTAATCTATGAAAACTGCTCTTAAAAACCCCCTAATCATCAGTTTTTTGCTGTTGTTCAGCACTACTATTTTATCTGCCCAAACATGCTGGCAAAAGAACTTGTATGACGTTCCTGTAGGTAAATATATCATTGTAAACAACATTGAAGTATATGGGAATAATCATGGAATACACTTAGTAACCGGTACTTTATTTAATAATAGAAATCGTATATATCAGCTTGATTTTAATGGGAATGTCATTTTTTCATCTCCACCCATGGAAATTCCACCTAAAAGCTTTAGCCCTACTCATGACGGAGGATTTGCAATCGGAAATCTGGTAGAAACAACTGATACGCACTTTGCATCTCCCACTAATTATACTATTAGAGAAGAATTTACTTTACGCAAATATGGTATAGGAAATGCGCCAAACCCAATTGAATGGGAATTTACATTTCCGGGCAACGATCATTTTTGGAACTATTTTTTCACAAAAACATTAGATGACAACTCAATTATTGCAGCAGCCAGAGGGTGTGAGTTTTCCCCTACATGTTATCATACATCGGAATCCTCTTGGTTAATAAGATTAGATGAACAGGGAAATATATTGATGATTGATAATTACCCGCTTCATGCAATTTATGATATCGTAGAATTAGCCAATGGTGATTTTATATTCGCTGCATCTAACCATGGAGAATTCGAATTAAGGCAGATTGATTCAACAGGACAGGCAGTTTGGACGGAAAGCTATGGCAATTTGGGCCTGTCAGTCTGGAATTCAAGCAATGTAAGTTTACATTTAACCACTAATAATGAAATTCTACTAAAAGCCGGGGAACAGATTTTACGAACGGATTTGAACGGAAACTTAATCTGGTCAGAAACAATAGATGTTGCTGCTATACAGCCCATTCAAAATGGTGGTTTTGTTGCAGTAAAATCTGCACCAAATCCTGATCTGGCAGGCATTTCTTCAGCTTCAAAAGTTGCTGTTTTAACCTATAATCAAGATGCTGTATTGATTAACAGCATGTATTATCCTGACACATTAAATACAGGGACTCTTGGAAGTCCAAGTATAAATTATATTCCAAAAGACATAAAGCTTATGAATAATAACTTCTATGCCATTTCAGGATATACGTCAGGACACCCTTTTCCATCATATAAAACTTCTTTTATAATGTATATAGAAATTGATGAAACTTGTCAACAACCTATAGAAACACATAATGAAGACCCCGGGTGTGATTTTTTGGATGCCGGTAATGTACATGCCGGGTTTTGCACAAATGGTATCCAATTTAGTTCTTTTACCGGCAGCGGTTACTCCTCCCCGGTCAACGACTCGGCAAAATTTTTTACGGCACAATCATTTATATTAGGTGCTAAAGATGAACTTACAGATCAACTTTACGCAACATACGATCTTCGTGGGCAAAATAGAGGAGGATTGTATGCCGGCATAGTTGACACCAATCACATGAACTTTGAAATAGAGAACCACTGGAGAAAAGTATGGGTAGTTTCTCATCAGGATGTCAAAAGTCATATTGAAGATTTTTTAGACAACGGAGTGATTGACAATCCCAACCCGGCGATTTTTGATTGGCCCGGAAAAGGCAACATTCATGCGAAAGGCAGAAACGGTGTTTCGATTTATGTTGGGAAAGATGCTGCTCCTTTTGTTGATCTGAACGGAAATGGTATTTATGAGCCGCATCTGGGCGAATATCCTGCCATTAAGGGCTGCCAAATGGCATGGCTTTCTTATCATGATTATTTTTTAAAACACATTCAGGGAAATGATGACTTTTTTATGGGGGAAATTCAAATTTCTGCTTATGCATTTTCGGATTCTACCGAACCTGAATTATATAACTCAATTTTAGCAGAATATAAGGTAACAAATTATTCAGGCAGAAACTATGTTGACTTTTATGTAGGTAATTTCGTAGATTTTGAAATGGGTTGTTTTACCAATAATTTTATTGGTTCAGACCCGGATAATAATACTTTTTATTCTTATGTCGCTAACGAAATAGACCA
This genomic interval carries:
- a CDS encoding T9SS C-terminal target domain-containing protein, producing the protein MKTALKNPLIISFLLLFSTTILSAQTCWQKNLYDVPVGKYIIVNNIEVYGNNHGIHLVTGTLFNNRNRIYQLDFNGNVIFSSPPMEIPPKSFSPTHDGGFAIGNLVETTDTHFASPTNYTIREEFTLRKYGIGNAPNPIEWEFTFPGNDHFWNYFFTKTLDDNSIIAAARGCEFSPTCYHTSESSWLIRLDEQGNILMIDNYPLHAIYDIVELANGDFIFAASNHGEFELRQIDSTGQAVWTESYGNLGLSVWNSSNVSLHLTTNNEILLKAGEQILRTDLNGNLIWSETIDVAAIQPIQNGGFVAVKSAPNPDLAGISSASKVAVLTYNQDAVLINSMYYPDTLNTGTLGSPSINYIPKDIKLMNNNFYAISGYTSGHPFPSYKTSFIMYIEIDETCQQPIETHNEDPGCDFLDAGNVHAGFCTNGIQFSSFTGSGYSSPVNDSAKFFTAQSFILGAKDELTDQLYATYDLRGQNRGGLYAGIVDTNHMNFEIENHWRKVWVVSHQDVKSHIEDFLDNGVIDNPNPAIFDWPGKGNIHAKGRNGVSIYVGKDAAPFVDLNGNGIYEPHLGEYPAIKGCQMAWLSYHDYFLKHIQGNDDFFMGEIQISAYAFSDSTEPELYNSILAEYKVTNYSGRNYVDFYVGNFVDFEMGCFTNNFIGSDPDNNTFYSYVANEIDHSCPTLGFGENPPLQTVSFLNDSMKSFVAKLTNFNPISGIPVNSEHIYNYISGNWKDGSDITYGGDGIGGTQPYPFLYDGNPADSLAWSECSENNTAGNRQVFGSTGPFTLPADSSRTFKFMYTTHHGENLSECVDYDALVKPSVEYVLANYEQIYDCSHEGALPEIPEEMIVYPSVEESPEFQAQMLLYPNPADNKVYLETKNIELPAKVSLIDLTGRELLQFELTQENYEIDISALSIGVYYVILNNCKMSKTKTLLISSAK